Proteins encoded in a region of the Paenibacillus sp. E222 genome:
- a CDS encoding Gfo/Idh/MocA family oxidoreductase, with translation MSNKKRYVLVGTGGRAEFFYGALAQNFRETSELAAFCDINQTRMNYANQLLREKYKYNEVPTYPADQFDQMIENEKPDFVIVTSIDRTHHKYIIRAMELGCDVVTEKPMTIDEHKCQDILDAVKRTGQNIRVTFNYRYAPHHTKIRELIQNDTIGKVTSVHFEWLLNTRHGADYFRRWHRDKRNSGGLLVHKSTHHFDLVNFWIGSQPETVFAFGDLMYYGRENAEERGVTQFYTRATGNPIAQEDPFALHLDSDAHLKAMYLDAEPEDGYQRDQSVFGDGINIEDTMGVLVQYQNKAILTYSLVAYQPWEGYRIAINGTKGRIEMNIVEQSYVNSLGDKNLEGALIGKTLRVLPMFDAPYEVQVEEKEGGHGGGDPVLLNDLFGEPAEDPYHRAANQFDGARSILTGIAANRAIATGLPVRINNLVRF, from the coding sequence ATGAGTAACAAAAAACGTTACGTATTGGTCGGAACAGGCGGCCGTGCTGAATTCTTCTATGGAGCATTAGCCCAAAATTTCAGGGAAACATCCGAACTTGCAGCTTTTTGCGATATTAACCAGACACGCATGAATTACGCCAATCAGCTGCTGAGGGAAAAATATAAATACAATGAGGTGCCAACCTATCCTGCAGATCAGTTTGATCAGATGATTGAGAACGAGAAGCCGGACTTCGTCATTGTAACCAGCATCGACCGCACCCACCATAAATACATCATTCGGGCAATGGAGCTTGGCTGTGATGTTGTGACTGAGAAGCCGATGACCATCGATGAACACAAATGTCAGGATATTCTTGATGCCGTCAAGCGGACCGGACAAAATATACGCGTCACCTTTAACTACCGTTATGCGCCGCACCATACCAAAATACGTGAACTGATTCAGAATGACACAATCGGAAAAGTGACTTCGGTCCACTTCGAATGGCTGCTGAATACTCGCCATGGCGCAGATTACTTCCGCCGTTGGCACCGGGACAAGCGTAATAGTGGCGGACTGCTAGTACACAAATCCACGCATCATTTCGACTTGGTCAATTTCTGGATCGGTTCGCAGCCTGAGACCGTCTTCGCATTCGGCGATCTCATGTATTATGGTAGAGAGAACGCAGAGGAACGAGGCGTGACCCAGTTTTACACTCGTGCAACAGGCAACCCGATTGCGCAAGAAGATCCTTTTGCCCTGCACCTGGATTCGGATGCACATCTCAAAGCCATGTATCTGGATGCTGAACCGGAAGACGGCTACCAGCGGGATCAAAGCGTATTCGGAGATGGCATCAACATCGAGGATACGATGGGCGTTCTTGTCCAGTATCAGAACAAAGCCATTTTGACCTATTCACTGGTTGCATATCAGCCGTGGGAAGGCTACCGCATTGCCATTAATGGCACCAAAGGCCGGATCGAAATGAACATTGTGGAACAATCCTATGTTAACTCGCTGGGTGACAAAAATCTTGAAGGTGCATTGATTGGCAAAACACTGCGTGTCCTTCCCATGTTCGATGCCCCGTACGAGGTTCAGGTCGAGGAAAAAGAAGGCGGTCATGGCGGAGGTGATCCTGTACTTCTGAATGATCTGTTTGGAGAGCCAGCGGAAGATCCATACCACCGCGCTGCCAACCAATTCGACGGAGCAAGATCCATCCTCACCGGAATTGCAGCCAATCGCGCTATTGCAACCGGTTTACCTGTTCGCATCAACAATCTGGTTCGTTTCTAG
- a CDS encoding AraC family transcriptional regulator, translating into MIQTFQADYHDPTGYLNIEYDRRIGYFSMTDDHLHDHYELYYLLSGERIYFIKDRTYRVKAGDFVFINRNTVHKTMESGRPDHDRIVLYIKPELFTELAILPELAEGLKEPFGWNIPILRLPSQVSETAERMVSEMIDEMVHTRAGSSLLLRHRSVELLLFAYRNKHLSTVHSADSEPVLHPKAQAVVRYLNDNYQQDLALPEVAALFRISPHYLSRLFKQTTGFTFSDYLNLLRVKEAQRLLRESEDSITEIALRAGFSNFSHFGKMFKRTVQVSPRTYRQEFREAGSVRVLR; encoded by the coding sequence ATGATACAGACATTTCAAGCGGATTACCATGATCCCACCGGATATTTGAATATCGAATATGACCGCCGCATTGGATATTTTTCCATGACCGATGACCATCTGCATGACCATTATGAGCTGTACTACCTGCTATCGGGTGAGCGCATATACTTCATCAAGGATCGAACTTATCGGGTCAAAGCCGGAGACTTCGTATTCATTAACCGGAATACCGTTCATAAAACGATGGAGAGTGGAAGGCCAGATCATGATCGAATTGTTCTGTATATCAAGCCAGAGCTGTTCACCGAATTGGCCATTTTACCTGAGCTGGCAGAGGGGCTGAAGGAGCCATTTGGCTGGAATATTCCCATTCTGAGGCTTCCTTCACAGGTAAGTGAAACAGCGGAGCGAATGGTCAGTGAAATGATTGATGAGATGGTCCATACCAGAGCTGGAAGCAGTCTGCTGCTTCGTCACCGATCCGTTGAATTGCTGTTGTTTGCTTACCGTAACAAACATTTGAGCACCGTGCACTCGGCCGACAGTGAGCCGGTTCTGCATCCCAAGGCACAGGCAGTGGTGCGTTATCTCAACGATAACTATCAGCAGGATTTAGCGCTACCGGAGGTTGCTGCATTATTTCGAATTAGTCCCCATTATCTCAGCCGTTTGTTCAAACAGACCACAGGTTTCACGTTCAGCGATTATCTCAATTTGCTTCGTGTGAAGGAGGCGCAGCGCTTGCTGCGTGAAAGCGAGGATTCCATAACGGAGATCGCTCTGCGAGCGGGATTCAGCAATTTTTCACATTTCGGGAAGATGTTCAAGCGAACGGTTCAGGTGTCACCAAGGACATATCGTCAGGAGTTTAGAGAAGCAGGTTCGGTGAGAGTGCTGAGATAG
- a CDS encoding sensor histidine kinase: MFFSLKSRLIAFIVVLFVLCFGTLSFLLFKESRTVIRSYIESSALEKMEEYGSYVDMVQMQIYDAASLVFNSDTAKNWDNAMSDPNLPEGEKMLVNLGMSRFLTQATNSYTSISDVSIYRRNGLRIGSENQVTTDPLFLQESWYKSFFISGNHWLPAHTDQHENIRDHGNPVISLLMPIGTFHHATAQNVMKINVNESYFLEPLNRIHLAESSTIFLLGEQGSPILSQQANQLGAEALAEIDQIRNNSLKSGVVYLNNDEGQRDILVYKKLGRTGWMLAGLAPEKELYSSLHKLQSTILVVTIVLILVSLFAAAWLSYGVTKPLTRLVLAMRQVQRGAFDQAESLLPPDKNVKSEVSYVISTFRYMISRLRQHIQNEFELKLLRQQAEYKALLMQINPHFMFNTLELVSSLAMQRRTDDTVRVIEDLGKMMRFSMNTSDDRVQLAEELAYIRHYISILQTRFGHKLDITLTQEGRLNSLVIIKFILQPLIENAVKYSFQHQTTAEVHIRISRRNNHLHFNISDNGPGIPAEIIQKIHDPVETSQLEPLLRSQSWHIGLGNVVARCRLHYGSLFNIQIENGEHNGTSIELILPAQEEYDVQRIDRR, encoded by the coding sequence ATGTTTTTCTCATTAAAAAGCCGCCTGATCGCCTTTATCGTTGTGCTCTTCGTTCTCTGTTTTGGTACACTCTCCTTCCTACTCTTTAAGGAATCACGTACTGTGATTCGCTCTTACATTGAATCCTCTGCTCTTGAGAAGATGGAGGAATACGGCTCCTATGTCGATATGGTTCAAATGCAGATCTATGATGCAGCCTCTCTTGTTTTCAACAGCGATACCGCCAAGAACTGGGATAACGCGATGAGTGACCCCAACCTTCCTGAAGGGGAAAAGATGCTTGTCAATCTGGGGATGAGCCGTTTTCTGACCCAGGCTACGAACAGCTACACGAGTATCTCCGATGTATCCATCTATCGACGAAATGGTCTGAGGATTGGCAGTGAAAATCAAGTAACGACCGACCCTCTCTTCTTGCAAGAATCATGGTACAAAAGTTTCTTTATCTCAGGGAATCACTGGCTGCCTGCACATACCGATCAACATGAAAACATAAGAGATCACGGCAACCCTGTAATTAGCCTGCTGATGCCCATTGGGACCTTTCACCATGCTACAGCCCAAAATGTGATGAAAATTAACGTCAACGAATCTTACTTTCTGGAACCGCTTAACCGAATCCATCTGGCCGAAAGCAGCACTATTTTTCTGCTGGGCGAACAAGGAAGCCCTATTCTTTCCCAACAGGCCAATCAGCTTGGTGCCGAAGCTTTAGCAGAAATCGATCAAATCCGGAACAACTCGCTCAAATCGGGTGTGGTCTACCTGAACAATGATGAAGGACAGCGTGACATTCTGGTATACAAAAAGCTGGGGCGTACGGGCTGGATGCTGGCGGGTCTGGCACCGGAAAAAGAGCTATATTCTTCTCTTCACAAACTTCAGAGTACCATTCTGGTGGTCACTATTGTTCTCATTCTCGTCTCTTTGTTTGCCGCTGCCTGGCTCTCTTATGGCGTCACCAAACCTTTAACACGACTGGTATTGGCCATGAGACAGGTACAGCGCGGCGCATTCGATCAAGCAGAGTCCCTTCTGCCTCCGGACAAAAATGTAAAAAGCGAAGTCAGTTATGTCATCTCCACTTTCCGCTACATGATCAGCCGATTGCGACAGCACATCCAGAACGAATTCGAGCTGAAGCTGCTCCGCCAGCAAGCTGAGTATAAAGCGCTGCTCATGCAGATTAATCCCCATTTTATGTTTAACACACTGGAACTGGTGAGCAGTCTCGCCATGCAGCGCCGAACGGATGATACAGTTCGGGTCATAGAGGATCTGGGCAAAATGATGCGATTCTCCATGAATACAAGTGACGACAGGGTACAGCTTGCAGAGGAACTGGCTTATATCCGCCACTATATCTCCATTCTGCAAACCCGTTTCGGTCATAAGCTGGATATTACTCTGACACAGGAAGGCAGGCTGAATTCTCTGGTCATCATCAAATTTATTCTTCAGCCGCTTATTGAGAATGCCGTCAAATACAGCTTCCAGCATCAGACGACGGCAGAGGTACACATCCGGATCTCCAGACGGAATAACCACCTGCATTTCAACATTTCAGACAATGGGCCCGGGATTCCAGCCGAAATCATTCAGAAAATTCATGATCCTGTTGAAACATCTCAGCTGGAACCCCTATTGCGAAGCCAAAGCTGGCACATTGGGCTCGGTAATGTAGTTGCACGCTGCCGCTTGCATTACGGAAGTCTGTTTAACATTCAGATCGAGAACGGAGAGCATAACGGCACGTCTATTGAACTGATTCTACCCGCACAGGAGGAATATGATGTACAACGTATTGATCGCAGATGA
- a CDS encoding GNAT family N-acetyltransferase → MYTYKEMTIEHYDQAIMLWERTPGMGLSEEVDSRKAISAYLQRNPGLSYVCLDENKNLIGTVLSGNDGRRGFMYHVAVDPAHRGRSIAKTLIRFSLEQLRHAGIMKCHLMVLDDNEIGNRFWASQGWQRRDHILLYSSSTL, encoded by the coding sequence ATGTATACATATAAGGAAATGACAATTGAGCATTATGATCAGGCCATTATGTTGTGGGAACGAACGCCAGGAATGGGACTTAGTGAAGAAGTTGATTCAAGGAAAGCTATTTCGGCATATTTGCAGCGCAACCCGGGGCTAAGTTATGTATGTCTTGATGAGAATAAGAATCTTATTGGTACTGTATTAAGTGGAAATGACGGCAGAAGAGGATTTATGTACCATGTAGCCGTAGATCCTGCTCATAGGGGGCGCTCCATTGCCAAAACGCTCATTCGGTTTAGTCTGGAGCAATTGAGACATGCCGGCATTATGAAATGTCATTTGATGGTGCTAGATGATAATGAAATCGGTAATCGTTTTTGGGCGAGCCAGGGGTGGCAGCGGAGAGACCATATTTTGTTGTACTCTTCGAGCACCCTGTAA
- a CDS encoding carbohydrate ABC transporter permease encodes MRKLSKPLYGQQNMTAYLFLLPWLIGLFCLTLGPMVASLYLSLTKFNLLSSPTWTGLSNYVQIFTEDDTFRRSLGLTFYYVFLSVPLRLAFALLVAMALNKGIRGLGIYRTVYYIPSLLGGSVAIAIVWRQIFEGSGLVNQFLSWFGITGPAWIAHPDYVVYTIITLSVWQFGSAMVIFLAGLKQIPADLYEASDVDGAGKVRQFFGITLPMLSPVIFFNLIMSMIHSFQAFTPAYVIGDGRGGPLDATMFYTLYLYLKGFSFFDMGYASALAWIMLVIIGVFTAIVFLTSKFWVFYGDNQEGR; translated from the coding sequence ATGAGAAAGCTGTCCAAGCCGTTATACGGCCAGCAGAATATGACTGCTTATTTGTTTCTGCTGCCCTGGCTCATCGGACTTTTCTGTCTGACACTCGGACCGATGGTTGCATCGCTCTACCTATCCTTGACGAAATTTAATTTGTTATCATCACCCACGTGGACGGGGCTCAGCAACTATGTCCAGATTTTTACCGAAGACGATACCTTTCGCAGATCTTTGGGGCTAACGTTTTATTATGTATTTCTATCCGTTCCGCTCAGGCTTGCCTTCGCCCTGCTTGTAGCAATGGCGCTGAACAAAGGGATTCGGGGACTCGGCATATACCGAACTGTGTATTACATCCCTTCCCTATTGGGAGGCAGCGTCGCTATTGCGATCGTCTGGCGTCAGATTTTCGAAGGAAGTGGCTTGGTCAATCAGTTTCTGAGTTGGTTCGGAATCACCGGACCCGCCTGGATTGCCCATCCCGATTATGTGGTCTATACGATCATCACACTCTCTGTATGGCAGTTCGGTTCGGCCATGGTTATCTTCCTGGCTGGCCTAAAGCAAATTCCAGCCGATTTATATGAAGCTTCGGACGTCGACGGGGCCGGAAAGGTACGCCAATTCTTCGGCATCACACTTCCGATGCTCTCGCCTGTTATTTTTTTCAACCTGATCATGAGCATGATCCATTCGTTTCAAGCCTTTACACCCGCTTATGTGATCGGGGATGGACGAGGAGGCCCGCTCGACGCCACAATGTTCTATACCTTGTACCTGTATCTGAAAGGCTTCTCGTTCTTTGATATGGGTTATGCTTCGGCCCTGGCGTGGATCATGCTGGTCATTATCGGGGTATTCACCGCAATCGTCTTTCTCACCTCGAAGTTCTGGGTGTTCTACGGCGATAATCAGGAAGGGAGATAG
- a CDS encoding response regulator, which yields MYNVLIADDEIEVREGLKLKVNWQDLGFVISGEAANGIEAEELLKAEHFDLLITDMNMPVMDGVQLLDICRSLNPSIQIMIITGYEDFHYARAGVRSQAMDYLLKPVTRDELKTTLNKIKDELDKKKQLHGDSEMMQWRLSQYYKEMKQRFLLDLVRGHRLSPSSLPERMRLFHLISWQDHSVCFITAGMRNSVMQTASVERIPEMLHLPFELLCHEIAQSYPDNVQVFHDGAHPGIMHFITLEGIQHEFAQQITAQTRSVLTMDVQVGLGLSVSGVDRWKEGYIHSLLAWNSAGRKGAQDRVPVIDHSPLLPEETSRMLHRCLIRGELDSFRSVIQKELADSFRISTSHMIRSLFQISLLFEQESSWISPEWVLWLKTPDQAELLLMHWAEDFVNQQQPSEVGEETVIESAKRYIEENYMLELTLTSLAEQYNYNSTYFSEIFKEAAGISFIQYVTEVRMKHAIRLLRETQLTVWDVTELTGFRSPSYFSSKFKKKFNISPSDYRLMHSEKIDNHDPKK from the coding sequence ATGTACAACGTATTGATCGCAGATGACGAGATCGAGGTTCGCGAAGGACTAAAATTGAAAGTGAACTGGCAAGACTTGGGTTTTGTCATTTCAGGTGAAGCGGCAAACGGCATCGAAGCGGAGGAGCTTTTGAAAGCTGAACATTTTGACTTGTTAATTACAGACATGAACATGCCTGTCATGGATGGCGTCCAATTGCTGGACATTTGCCGAAGCCTTAATCCTTCCATTCAGATTATGATCATCACTGGATATGAAGATTTCCACTATGCCAGAGCAGGTGTGCGCAGCCAGGCCATGGACTATTTGCTGAAGCCTGTAACCCGGGATGAACTGAAAACCACTTTAAATAAAATCAAAGATGAGTTGGATAAAAAGAAACAGCTGCATGGCGATTCCGAAATGATGCAATGGCGTCTCTCCCAGTATTACAAAGAAATGAAGCAACGTTTCCTGCTTGATCTTGTTAGGGGCCATCGCCTCTCACCTTCTTCACTGCCAGAGCGGATGCGGCTGTTTCATCTGATATCCTGGCAGGATCACAGCGTCTGTTTCATCACCGCTGGCATGCGAAACTCCGTAATGCAGACTGCCTCGGTGGAACGTATTCCTGAAATGCTTCATCTTCCCTTTGAGCTGCTTTGTCACGAAATAGCCCAGTCTTATCCAGATAATGTACAAGTGTTCCATGACGGAGCCCACCCCGGTATTATGCATTTCATTACATTGGAAGGTATTCAGCACGAATTTGCTCAGCAGATCACAGCACAGACCCGCTCTGTCTTAACGATGGATGTACAAGTTGGATTGGGATTGTCCGTGTCTGGGGTTGACCGCTGGAAAGAAGGATATATTCATTCCCTCCTGGCTTGGAACTCTGCTGGGCGCAAAGGTGCACAGGACCGTGTGCCCGTAATAGATCATAGTCCATTACTGCCTGAGGAAACCAGTCGCATGCTGCATCGTTGCCTCATTCGTGGAGAGCTGGATTCCTTCCGCAGCGTGATTCAAAAGGAGCTTGCTGACTCATTTCGGATATCCACTTCCCATATGATCCGAAGCCTTTTTCAAATTTCATTATTGTTCGAACAGGAATCCTCGTGGATTTCCCCGGAATGGGTGCTTTGGCTAAAAACTCCAGACCAGGCAGAACTGCTGCTGATGCATTGGGCGGAAGATTTTGTGAATCAACAGCAGCCATCCGAGGTTGGAGAAGAGACGGTTATTGAATCGGCCAAACGATATATCGAGGAAAATTACATGCTGGAACTGACATTAACTTCGTTAGCTGAGCAATATAACTACAACTCTACCTATTTTTCAGAGATATTCAAAGAAGCTGCCGGCATCTCTTTTATTCAATATGTAACCGAGGTGCGAATGAAACATGCCATACGTTTACTGAGGGAAACCCAACTAACCGTCTGGGATGTTACAGAGCTGACAGGCTTCCGTTCTCCAAGCTATTTCAGTTCAAAATTCAAAAAAAAGTTCAACATAAGTCCTTCAGATTATCGTTTGATGCACTCCGAAAAAATTGATAATCATGATCCGAAGAAATGA
- a CDS encoding RidA family protein: MIQTRLDELGIVLPQASTPAAKYTNAVIVNGIMYVSGKGPDTQERGKLGEQFTTEQGYEFARNAAIEVLAVVQEVLGSLDRVKRVVKVQGFINATASYEEHHKVLNGFSDLMLDVFGEQGVHARSVLGAVSVRDNLPLIIDSIFQVEE; encoded by the coding sequence ATGATACAGACCAGATTGGACGAATTGGGCATTGTATTGCCCCAAGCAAGTACGCCGGCAGCAAAGTACACCAATGCGGTGATTGTAAATGGAATCATGTATGTGTCCGGTAAAGGGCCGGATACGCAAGAGCGTGGCAAACTGGGGGAGCAGTTTACGACGGAGCAGGGATATGAATTTGCTCGAAATGCTGCCATCGAGGTGTTGGCTGTCGTTCAGGAAGTGCTTGGTTCGCTGGATCGGGTGAAGCGGGTGGTTAAAGTGCAGGGGTTCATCAATGCTACCGCCTCGTACGAGGAGCACCATAAAGTGTTAAACGGGTTCTCGGATCTGATGCTGGATGTGTTCGGAGAACAGGGCGTGCACGCCCGTTCCGTATTGGGTGCTGTATCCGTGAGGGATAACTTGCCACTGATTATTGACTCGATATTCCAGGTAGAGGAGTAG
- a CDS encoding GNAT family N-acetyltransferase, whose translation MTNSSSMNPLMLSFPESFDTPRLTIRAPRWGDGAAVNEAIRESAEQLRLWLPFAESIPSLEESEANARKARLQFLERTDMMLHLRDRFTDEFVGSSGLHRIDWNARCFEIGYWIRTSRAGEGLMTEAVRGIEQFAITYLEANRLEIRCDARNVRSAKVAERAGYTLEGVLRKMRGDSTGTLVDMMVFAKVRGDEFE comes from the coding sequence ATGACCAATTCCTCTTCAATGAATCCGTTAATGCTGTCATTTCCCGAAAGTTTTGATACACCGCGTTTGACTATTCGTGCCCCGAGGTGGGGAGATGGAGCCGCAGTGAATGAGGCAATTCGTGAAAGTGCGGAGCAATTACGTTTGTGGCTGCCTTTTGCCGAGAGCATACCTTCATTGGAGGAATCGGAAGCGAATGCCCGCAAAGCCAGGCTGCAATTTCTGGAGCGTACCGACATGATGCTTCATTTACGTGACAGATTTACGGATGAATTCGTGGGCAGCAGCGGACTGCATCGAATCGACTGGAATGCACGCTGTTTCGAGATCGGTTACTGGATCAGAACTTCTCGTGCCGGTGAGGGTCTCATGACAGAAGCGGTCAGAGGCATTGAGCAGTTCGCAATAACCTATCTGGAGGCGAACCGGCTGGAAATCCGCTGTGATGCCCGCAATGTGCGAAGTGCCAAAGTGGCTGAGCGCGCAGGCTATACGCTTGAAGGTGTACTGCGCAAGATGCGGGGTGACAGTACAGGCACGTTAGTAGATATGATGGTGTTTGCCAAGGTAAGAGGCGATGAGTTTGAATAG
- a CDS encoding ABC transporter substrate-binding protein codes for MFKRLMITVIASLLLLVTACSGTDHTGADEQTETKTAEDGQVELRMMWWGDQKRADITNEALKVFQEKHPNIKIVGEFAPSSGYFDKLNTQLASGTAPDIFFLGGNVVDYAKKDVLLNLDPYVGSELNLDGMDASMVDYGRLDGKLQHISAGANARGIVVNQALFDQAGIPLPASDWTWEDYAAISKELSDKLGKGFYGTYNFTVDGMDIFLKQRGKQLYDMKNGTLGFAKEDILEWFIYWEQASKSGGVVTSELQVSNPPDDTSKSLLITGKAAMSLLPSNQLAAFQSLTEDKLILLPVPRGPKGTGVVFESSQGLSGYANTKHAKEVAILMDFWINDPDAAKILGNDRGVPVTEANRNLLQQEAGPVEEIVYNYTSFVSEATKTEPFDVSYNPPGFAEFSKLAQTTNQEIGFGRKSVEQAVTDFYNGTVRIFESNQ; via the coding sequence ATGTTCAAACGATTAATGATCACTGTTATAGCTTCGCTCCTGTTATTGGTAACTGCCTGCTCTGGAACGGATCATACCGGCGCTGATGAGCAGACAGAAACGAAGACAGCTGAAGACGGGCAAGTCGAATTGCGCATGATGTGGTGGGGCGATCAAAAACGGGCAGATATTACGAATGAAGCCCTGAAGGTTTTTCAGGAGAAACATCCGAATATTAAAATTGTAGGTGAATTTGCGCCTTCCTCCGGATATTTCGACAAGTTGAATACTCAGTTGGCATCAGGCACAGCACCGGATATTTTCTTCCTTGGAGGTAATGTGGTTGATTATGCCAAGAAGGATGTGCTTTTGAACCTGGACCCTTATGTCGGTAGTGAACTGAATCTGGATGGCATGGATGCCAGCATGGTTGACTACGGGCGTCTTGATGGGAAGTTGCAGCATATTTCCGCGGGTGCGAATGCACGGGGCATTGTCGTCAATCAGGCGCTGTTCGATCAAGCGGGAATCCCTTTGCCAGCTTCGGATTGGACTTGGGAAGATTATGCTGCAATCAGCAAGGAGCTGTCCGACAAGCTCGGCAAGGGCTTTTATGGAACCTATAATTTCACGGTTGATGGTATGGACATCTTTTTGAAACAACGCGGCAAACAGCTATATGATATGAAGAACGGCACGCTCGGATTTGCAAAAGAAGACATTTTGGAATGGTTCATTTACTGGGAGCAGGCTTCCAAATCCGGAGGTGTGGTCACGTCTGAATTGCAGGTTTCCAATCCACCGGATGATACGAGTAAATCCTTGCTTATTACGGGCAAGGCGGCGATGAGCCTGCTTCCTTCGAATCAACTGGCTGCTTTCCAGAGCCTCACGGAAGATAAGTTAATTCTTTTGCCTGTACCACGGGGGCCAAAAGGAACTGGGGTTGTATTTGAATCCAGTCAGGGGTTGTCCGGGTATGCAAATACCAAACATGCAAAAGAAGTCGCCATCCTGATGGATTTCTGGATTAATGATCCGGACGCAGCCAAAATTCTCGGCAACGACCGCGGCGTGCCCGTTACGGAAGCCAACCGCAATCTGCTTCAGCAAGAAGCGGGACCTGTTGAAGAGATTGTATATAATTACACCAGCTTTGTATCTGAAGCTACGAAAACGGAGCCTTTTGACGTGAGTTATAATCCTCCGGGATTCGCTGAATTCTCCAAGCTGGCCCAGACAACCAACCAGGAAATCGGCTTCGGCCGAAAAAGTGTGGAGCAAGCCGTGACTGACTTTTATAATGGCACCGTAAGAATTTTTGAATCCAATCAGTAA
- a CDS encoding carbohydrate ABC transporter permease, which yields MPLKRRLVQAGRHAAIILFGLLMLYPVLWLILSSFKPNHLIFTSSSLIPTSFTLDHFVNGWKGLQGVSFGRFFGNSALISVMSVLGNVISCSLAAYAFSRLKFKFKGLWFSIMLVTIMLPYHVTLVPQYILYNELHWINTYFPLILPKWLAQDSFFILLMVQFIRGIPRELDESATIDGCGQSQIFFKIVVPLLVPALITTAIFTFIWSWDDFFSQMIYLSKIDLFTVQLGIRSLFDPSGQSDWGALLAMSTLSLLPVTIIFLVFQRYFLEGIATTGLK from the coding sequence ATGCCACTAAAGCGACGTTTGGTTCAAGCCGGGAGGCATGCCGCCATTATCCTCTTCGGTCTGCTGATGTTGTATCCGGTGTTATGGTTAATTCTCAGTTCATTTAAACCGAATCATCTCATCTTCACGAGTAGCAGCCTGATTCCAACCAGCTTTACTCTCGATCATTTTGTGAATGGCTGGAAAGGATTGCAAGGGGTGTCGTTTGGCCGTTTCTTCGGCAACTCGGCGCTGATCTCGGTCATGAGTGTGCTGGGAAATGTGATTTCTTGTTCCCTTGCAGCCTACGCTTTTTCCAGATTGAAGTTCAAGTTCAAAGGCTTGTGGTTCAGCATTATGCTGGTCACAATCATGCTTCCTTACCATGTAACTCTGGTACCTCAGTACATTCTGTATAACGAGCTGCATTGGATTAATACGTATTTCCCGCTCATTCTGCCCAAGTGGCTGGCACAGGATTCCTTCTTCATTCTGCTCATGGTTCAATTCATCCGTGGTATTCCACGGGAGCTGGACGAGAGTGCAACCATTGACGGTTGCGGGCAATCGCAGATTTTTTTCAAAATCGTGGTGCCTCTTCTCGTTCCTGCCCTGATCACAACAGCGATCTTCACCTTCATCTGGAGCTGGGATGACTTCTTTAGTCAGATGATCTACCTGAGCAAAATTGATCTGTTTACCGTACAGCTTGGGATTCGGTCGTTATTCGATCCATCGGGACAATCGGATTGGGGCGCACTGCTCGCCATGTCCACGCTGTCTCTGCTGCCTGTGACCATTATCTTTCTGGTATTTCAGCGTTATTTTCTAGAGGGGATTGCAACGACTGGGCTGAAGTGA